In a genomic window of Gadus macrocephalus chromosome 9, ASM3116895v1:
- the LOC132465062 gene encoding ELKS/Rab6-interacting/CAST family member 1-like isoform X3 encodes MYGSARSVGRGEANHSGGRDGGSSTNQGSGRSPRLPRSPRMGHRRTNSTGGSGGGPGGPGGKTLSMENIQSLNAAYATSGPMYLSDNEVGMTDHIPKSGGTMTTMGRQRVTYGSRSSNSGGVAASTPNIATSVPTNPLLPGGMISGDALAFGDHHMSSTVPHSLRQARDNTILDLQAQLKEVLRENELLLREVEMKESKLSSSMNSIKTFWSPELKKERALRKDEVSKISVWKEQYRIIQDETQHLQMTVQALQDELRVQRDLNQLLQQDPALHGRDLALVAEPTEENYRRLHTEHERQAKELFLLRKTLEEMELRIDTQKQTMSARDESIKKLLEMLQSKGPSAKVSEEDQERTRRLADAEMHRHHLESLLEQRDREVCALREELHRRYEGTPESTKTKALQTVIDMKDAKLISMERNLRDMEEEMLMLKSNGLLSCEERQEEMKQMEVYRSHTKFMKNKMEQVKQDLSRKDTEMLGLQTKLETLTNQFSDSKQHIEVLKESLTAKEQRAAILQTEVDALRLRLEEKEATLNKKTKQIQETSEEKGTLNGEIHDLKDMLEVKERKVNVLQKKIENLQEQLRDKEKQMGSLKERVKSLQADTSNTDTALTTLEESLAEKERIIERLKEQRDRDDREKGEELDCNKKELKELKERVSVLQGDLSDRETSLLDLKEHASSLASSGLKKDSKLKSLEINLEQKKEECHKLESQFKRAKNAALEALANTELAERISCLEEEVARHKEDSGKAQAEVDRLLDILREMENEKNDKDKKINELEKQMKDQSKKVASLKHKEQVEKSRNARLMEEARKREDNMSESSQQDSLRHKAERIEELEEALRESVQITAEREMVLAQEESARSLQDKRMEELLGAMDKVKHELDSMRAKLASTQQSLCEKETHLTTLRAERRKHLEEVLEMKQEALLATISEKDAHIALLELSSSKKKKTQDEVAQMKREKDRLVQQLKQQTQNRMKLMADNYDDDHLKTAPDQTNHKPSPDQMIPPLLALAQNRSKLKLYIAHLTDLCHDRDPSILSQLTPPSHYHHADPPAWEEELKKMTLDQLEGELEVCERESGELQEYANVVLQQIADYCPDILEQVVNALEESC; translated from the exons ATGTATGGCAGTGCCCGCTCTGTTGGCAGGGGGGAGGCCAACCACAGCGGtggaagagatggaggaagtAGCACTAACCAGGGATCTGGCCGTTCACCTCGCCTTCCTCGCTCCCCACGAATGGGCCACCGTCGCACCAACAGTACAGGTGGTAGTGGAGGGggccctggaggtcctggaggaaaGACCCTTTCCATGGAGAACATCCAGTCCCTCAATGCGGCTTATGCAACTTCAGGACCAATGTACCTGAGTGACAATGAGGTTGGCATGACAGACCACATCCCAAAGAGTGGTGGGACGATGACGACTATGGGGAGACAAAGGGTGACCTACGGCTCAAGGAGCAGCAACAGTGGAGGCGTGGCAGCCAGCACCCCCAACATTGCCACCTCAGTGCCCACAAATCCATTGCTGCCTGGCGGGATGATAAGCGGCGATGCACTTGCTTTTGGGGACCACCATATGTCCTCCACTGTGCCCCACTCTCTGAGACAGGCCAGGGATAACACCATACTGGACCTACAGGCCCAACTCAAGGAG GTATTGCGTGAGAACGAACTGCTGCTCAGAGAGGTTGAAATGAAGGAGAGCAAACTAAGCTCCTCCATGAATTCCATCAAAACCTTCTGGAGCCCCGAGCTGAAGAAGGAACGAGCTCTGCGGAAAGATGAGGTGTCCAAGATCTCTGTGTGGAAGGAACAATACCGCATCATTCAGGACGAAACACAG CATCTCCAGATGACTGTGCAGGCCCTCCAGGATGAGCTCCGGGTCCAGAGGGATCTCAACCAGCTGCTCCAGCAGGACCCAGCCCTCCATGGCCGGGACCTGGCCCTGGTGGCGGAGCCCACCGAGGAGAACTACCGCCGGCTGCACACGGAGCACGAGCGGCAGGCCAAGGAGCTCTTCCTGCTGAGGAAGAccctggaggagatggagctgaggATCGACACCCAGAAGCAGACCATGAGTGCCAGGGACGAGTCCATCAAGAAGCTCCTTGAGATGCTGCAGAGCAAAG GTCCATCCGCCAAAGTCTCCGAGGAGGACCAGGAGCGGACCAGGAGGCTGGCGGATGCAGAGATGCACAGACACCACCTAGAGAGTCTGCTGGagcagagagaccgagaggtcTGCGCTCTGAGGGAG GAGTTACACCGGCGCTACGAGGGGACCCCCGAGTCCACCAAGACCAAGGCCCTCCAGACGGTCATCGACATGAAG GATGCTAAGCTGATCTCCATGGAGCGCAATCTGcgggacatggaggaggagatgctGATGCTGAAGTCCAACGGCTTGCTGAGCTGCGAGGAGCGCCAGGAGGAGATGAAGCAGATGGAGGTCTACCGCAGCCACACCAAGTTCATGAAGAATAAG ATGGAGCAGGTGAAGCAGGACCTGTCCAGGAAGGACACAGAGATGCTGGGCCTGCAGACCAAGCTGGAGACCCTCACCAATCAGTTCTCAGACAGCAAGCAGCACATTGAGGTGCTCAAGGAGTCGCTGACCGCCAAGGAGCAGAGGGCTGCCATCCTGCAGACAGAG GTGGACGCCCTCCGCCTACgtctggaggagaaggaagccACGCTCAACAAGAAGACCAAGCAGATCCAGGAGACGTCCGAGGAGAAGGGCACCCTGAACGGGGAGATCCACGACCTCAAGGACATGCTGGAGGTGAAGGAGCGCAAGGTCAATGTCCTACAGAAGAAG ATTGAGAACCTGCAGGAGCAGCTTCGGGACAAGGAGAAGCAGATGGGCAGCCTGAAAGAGAGGGTCAAGTCTCTGCAGGCAGATACCTCCAACACAGACACCGCCCTCACCACGTTGGAGGAATCCCTTGCTGAGAAG GAGCGTATCATCGAGCGgctgaaggagcagagagacCGGGACGACCGGGAGAAAGGTGAAGAGCTTGACTGCAACAAGAAGGAGCTGAAGGAGTTGAAGGAGAGGGTGAGCGTGCTCCAAGGAGACCTGTCAGACAGAGAG ACCTCTCTGCTGGACCTGAAGGAACATGCCTCATCACTGGCCTCCTCTGGGCTGAAGAAGGATTCCAAGCTGAAGAGTCTAGAGATCAATCTGGAGCAGAAGAAGGAGGAATGTCACAAACTGGAGAGCCAGTTTAAGAGG GCCAAGAACGCTGCCCTGGAGGCCCTGGCCAACACGGAGCTGGCCGAGCGCATCAgctgcctggaggaggaggtggcccgCCACAAGGAGGACTCAGGGAAGGCGCAGGCCGAGGTGGACCGCCTGCTCGACATCCTGAGGGAGATGGAGAACGAGAAGAACGACAAGGACAAGAAGATCAACGAGCTGGAGAA GCAGATGAAGGACCAGTCCAAGAAGGTGGCGTCGCTGAAGCAcaaggagcaggtggagaagAGCCGCAACGCCCGACTCATGGAGGAGGCGCGCAAGAGGGAGGACAACATGTCGGAGAGCTCCCAACAG GACTCCCTGCGGCACAAGGCGGAGCGCatcgaggagctggaggaggctctGAGGGAGAGCGTGCAGATCACGGCGGAGAGGGAGATGGTGCTGGCCCAGGAGGAGTCCGCCCGCTCCCTGCAGGATAAGAGG ATGGAGGAACTCCTGGGGGCCATGGATAAGGTGAAGCATGAGCTGGATTCCATGAGGGCCAAGCTGGCCTCCACCCAGCAGTCCCTGTGTGAGAAGGAGACCCACTTGACCACCCTGCGAGCCGAGCGCCGGAAACACCtagaggaggtgctggagatGAA ACAGGAGGCGCTGTTGGCTACCATTAGCGAGAAGGACGCTCACATCGCGCTGCTAGAGCTGTCCTcctccaagaagaagaagactcaGGACGAGGTGGCGCAGATGAAAAGGGAGAAGGACCGGCTGGTGCAGCAGCTCAAACAGCAG ACTCAGAATCGAATGAAGCTTATGGCAGATAACTATGACGATGACCATTTGAAGACGGCCCCTGATCAGACCAATCACAAACCTTCTCCTGATCAG ATGATCCCCCCTCTGTTAGCCCTCGCCCAGAACCGCAGTAAACTCAAGCTCTACATCGCCCACCTGACCGACCTGTGCCACGACCGCGACCCCAGCATCCTCAGCCAGCTCACCCCGCCCTCCCACTATCACCATGCTGACCCCCCAGcatgggaggaggagctgaagaagatgACCCTCGACCAG ctggagggggagctggaggtctgcgagagggagagcggggagCTCCAGGAGTACGCCAACGTGGTTCTGCAGCAGATCGCCGACTACTGTCCTGACATCCTGGAGCAGGTCGTCAACGCACTCGAAGAGTCGTGCTGA
- the LOC132465062 gene encoding ELKS/Rab6-interacting/CAST family member 1-like isoform X2: protein MYGSARSVGRGEANHSGGRDGGSSTNQGSGRSPRLPRSPRMGHRRTNSTGGSGGGPGGPGGKTLSMENIQSLNAAYATSGPMYLSDNEVGMTDHIPKSGGTMTTMGRQRVTYGSRSSNSGGVAASTPNIATSVPTNPLLPGGMISGDALAFGDHHMSSTVPHSLRQARDNTILDLQAQLKEVLRENELLLREVEMKESKLSSSMNSIKTFWSPELKKERALRKDEVSKISVWKEQYRIIQDETQHLQMTVQALQDELRVQRDLNQLLQQDPALHGRDLALVAEPTEENYRRLHTEHERQAKELFLLRKTLEEMELRIDTQKQTMSARDESIKKLLEMLQSKGPSAKVSEEDQERTRRLADAEMHRHHLESLLEQRDREVCALREELHRRYEGTPESTKTKALQTVIDMKDAKLISMERNLRDMEEEMLMLKSNGLLSCEERQEEMKQMEVYRSHTKFMKNKMEQVKQDLSRKDTEMLGLQTKLETLTNQFSDSKQHIEVLKESLTAKEQRAAILQTEVDALRLRLEEKEATLNKKTKQIQETSEEKGTLNGEIHDLKDMLEVKERKVNVLQKKIENLQEQLRDKEKQMGSLKERVKSLQADTSNTDTALTTLEESLAEKERIIERLKEQRDRDDREKGEELDCNKKELKELKERVSVLQGDLSDRETSLLDLKEHASSLASSGLKKDSKLKSLEINLEQKKEECHKLESQFKRAKNAALEALANTELAERISCLEEEVARHKEDSGKAQAEVDRLLDILREMENEKNDKDKKINELEKQMKDQSKKVASLKHKEQVEKSRNARLMEEARKREDNMSESSQQVKDSLRHKAERIEELEEALRESVQITAEREMVLAQEESARSLQDKRMEELLGAMDKVKHELDSMRAKLASTQQSLCEKETHLTTLRAERRKHLEEVLEMKQEALLATISEKDAHIALLELSSSKKKKTQDEVAQMKREKDRLVQQLKQQTQNRMKLMADNYDDDHLKTAPDQTNHKPSPDQMIPPLLALAQNRSKLKLYIAHLTDLCHDRDPSILSQLTPPSHYHHADPPAWEEELKKMTLDQLEGELEVCERESGELQEYANVVLQQIADYCPDILEQVVNALEESC, encoded by the exons ATGTATGGCAGTGCCCGCTCTGTTGGCAGGGGGGAGGCCAACCACAGCGGtggaagagatggaggaagtAGCACTAACCAGGGATCTGGCCGTTCACCTCGCCTTCCTCGCTCCCCACGAATGGGCCACCGTCGCACCAACAGTACAGGTGGTAGTGGAGGGggccctggaggtcctggaggaaaGACCCTTTCCATGGAGAACATCCAGTCCCTCAATGCGGCTTATGCAACTTCAGGACCAATGTACCTGAGTGACAATGAGGTTGGCATGACAGACCACATCCCAAAGAGTGGTGGGACGATGACGACTATGGGGAGACAAAGGGTGACCTACGGCTCAAGGAGCAGCAACAGTGGAGGCGTGGCAGCCAGCACCCCCAACATTGCCACCTCAGTGCCCACAAATCCATTGCTGCCTGGCGGGATGATAAGCGGCGATGCACTTGCTTTTGGGGACCACCATATGTCCTCCACTGTGCCCCACTCTCTGAGACAGGCCAGGGATAACACCATACTGGACCTACAGGCCCAACTCAAGGAG GTATTGCGTGAGAACGAACTGCTGCTCAGAGAGGTTGAAATGAAGGAGAGCAAACTAAGCTCCTCCATGAATTCCATCAAAACCTTCTGGAGCCCCGAGCTGAAGAAGGAACGAGCTCTGCGGAAAGATGAGGTGTCCAAGATCTCTGTGTGGAAGGAACAATACCGCATCATTCAGGACGAAACACAG CATCTCCAGATGACTGTGCAGGCCCTCCAGGATGAGCTCCGGGTCCAGAGGGATCTCAACCAGCTGCTCCAGCAGGACCCAGCCCTCCATGGCCGGGACCTGGCCCTGGTGGCGGAGCCCACCGAGGAGAACTACCGCCGGCTGCACACGGAGCACGAGCGGCAGGCCAAGGAGCTCTTCCTGCTGAGGAAGAccctggaggagatggagctgaggATCGACACCCAGAAGCAGACCATGAGTGCCAGGGACGAGTCCATCAAGAAGCTCCTTGAGATGCTGCAGAGCAAAG GTCCATCCGCCAAAGTCTCCGAGGAGGACCAGGAGCGGACCAGGAGGCTGGCGGATGCAGAGATGCACAGACACCACCTAGAGAGTCTGCTGGagcagagagaccgagaggtcTGCGCTCTGAGGGAG GAGTTACACCGGCGCTACGAGGGGACCCCCGAGTCCACCAAGACCAAGGCCCTCCAGACGGTCATCGACATGAAG GATGCTAAGCTGATCTCCATGGAGCGCAATCTGcgggacatggaggaggagatgctGATGCTGAAGTCCAACGGCTTGCTGAGCTGCGAGGAGCGCCAGGAGGAGATGAAGCAGATGGAGGTCTACCGCAGCCACACCAAGTTCATGAAGAATAAG ATGGAGCAGGTGAAGCAGGACCTGTCCAGGAAGGACACAGAGATGCTGGGCCTGCAGACCAAGCTGGAGACCCTCACCAATCAGTTCTCAGACAGCAAGCAGCACATTGAGGTGCTCAAGGAGTCGCTGACCGCCAAGGAGCAGAGGGCTGCCATCCTGCAGACAGAG GTGGACGCCCTCCGCCTACgtctggaggagaaggaagccACGCTCAACAAGAAGACCAAGCAGATCCAGGAGACGTCCGAGGAGAAGGGCACCCTGAACGGGGAGATCCACGACCTCAAGGACATGCTGGAGGTGAAGGAGCGCAAGGTCAATGTCCTACAGAAGAAG ATTGAGAACCTGCAGGAGCAGCTTCGGGACAAGGAGAAGCAGATGGGCAGCCTGAAAGAGAGGGTCAAGTCTCTGCAGGCAGATACCTCCAACACAGACACCGCCCTCACCACGTTGGAGGAATCCCTTGCTGAGAAG GAGCGTATCATCGAGCGgctgaaggagcagagagacCGGGACGACCGGGAGAAAGGTGAAGAGCTTGACTGCAACAAGAAGGAGCTGAAGGAGTTGAAGGAGAGGGTGAGCGTGCTCCAAGGAGACCTGTCAGACAGAGAG ACCTCTCTGCTGGACCTGAAGGAACATGCCTCATCACTGGCCTCCTCTGGGCTGAAGAAGGATTCCAAGCTGAAGAGTCTAGAGATCAATCTGGAGCAGAAGAAGGAGGAATGTCACAAACTGGAGAGCCAGTTTAAGAGG GCCAAGAACGCTGCCCTGGAGGCCCTGGCCAACACGGAGCTGGCCGAGCGCATCAgctgcctggaggaggaggtggcccgCCACAAGGAGGACTCAGGGAAGGCGCAGGCCGAGGTGGACCGCCTGCTCGACATCCTGAGGGAGATGGAGAACGAGAAGAACGACAAGGACAAGAAGATCAACGAGCTGGAGAA GCAGATGAAGGACCAGTCCAAGAAGGTGGCGTCGCTGAAGCAcaaggagcaggtggagaagAGCCGCAACGCCCGACTCATGGAGGAGGCGCGCAAGAGGGAGGACAACATGTCGGAGAGCTCCCAACAGGTCAAG GACTCCCTGCGGCACAAGGCGGAGCGCatcgaggagctggaggaggctctGAGGGAGAGCGTGCAGATCACGGCGGAGAGGGAGATGGTGCTGGCCCAGGAGGAGTCCGCCCGCTCCCTGCAGGATAAGAGG ATGGAGGAACTCCTGGGGGCCATGGATAAGGTGAAGCATGAGCTGGATTCCATGAGGGCCAAGCTGGCCTCCACCCAGCAGTCCCTGTGTGAGAAGGAGACCCACTTGACCACCCTGCGAGCCGAGCGCCGGAAACACCtagaggaggtgctggagatGAA ACAGGAGGCGCTGTTGGCTACCATTAGCGAGAAGGACGCTCACATCGCGCTGCTAGAGCTGTCCTcctccaagaagaagaagactcaGGACGAGGTGGCGCAGATGAAAAGGGAGAAGGACCGGCTGGTGCAGCAGCTCAAACAGCAG ACTCAGAATCGAATGAAGCTTATGGCAGATAACTATGACGATGACCATTTGAAGACGGCCCCTGATCAGACCAATCACAAACCTTCTCCTGATCAG ATGATCCCCCCTCTGTTAGCCCTCGCCCAGAACCGCAGTAAACTCAAGCTCTACATCGCCCACCTGACCGACCTGTGCCACGACCGCGACCCCAGCATCCTCAGCCAGCTCACCCCGCCCTCCCACTATCACCATGCTGACCCCCCAGcatgggaggaggagctgaagaagatgACCCTCGACCAG ctggagggggagctggaggtctgcgagagggagagcggggagCTCCAGGAGTACGCCAACGTGGTTCTGCAGCAGATCGCCGACTACTGTCCTGACATCCTGGAGCAGGTCGTCAACGCACTCGAAGAGTCGTGCTGA
- the LOC132465062 gene encoding ELKS/Rab6-interacting/CAST family member 1-like isoform X1 — MYGSARSVGRGEANHSGGRDGGSSTNQGSGRSPRLPRSPRMGHRRTNSTGGSGGGPGGPGGKTLSMENIQSLNAAYATSGPMYLSDNEVGMTDHIPKSGGTMTTMGRQRVTYGSRSSNSGGVAASTPNIATSVPTNPLLPGGMISGDALAFGDHHMSSTVPHSLRQARDNTILDLQAQLKEVLRENELLLREVEMKESKLSSSMNSIKTFWSPELKKERALRKDEVSKISVWKEQYRIIQDETQHLQMTVQALQDELRVQRDLNQLLQQDPALHGRDLALVAEPTEENYRRLHTEHERQAKELFLLRKTLEEMELRIDTQKQTMSARDESIKKLLEMLQSKGPSAKVSEEDQERTRRLADAEMHRHHLESLLEQRDREVCALREELHRRYEGTPESTKTKALQTVIDMKDAKLISMERNLRDMEEEMLMLKSNGLLSCEERQEEMKQMEVYRSHTKFMKNKMEQVKQDLSRKDTEMLGLQTKLETLTNQFSDSKQHIEVLKESLTAKEQRAAILQTEVDALRLRLEEKEATLNKKTKQIQETSEEKGTLNGEIHDLKDMLEVKERKVNVLQKKIENLQEQLRDKEKQMGSLKERVKSLQADTSNTDTALTTLEESLAEKERIIERLKEQRDRDDREKGEELDCNKKELKELKERVSVLQGDLSDRETSLLDLKEHASSLASSGLKKDSKLKSLEINLEQKKEECHKLESQFKRAKNAALEALANTELAERISCLEEEVARHKEDSGKAQAEVDRLLDILREMENEKNDKDKKINELENLASRQMKDQSKKVASLKHKEQVEKSRNARLMEEARKREDNMSESSQQVKDSLRHKAERIEELEEALRESVQITAEREMVLAQEESARSLQDKRMEELLGAMDKVKHELDSMRAKLASTQQSLCEKETHLTTLRAERRKHLEEVLEMKQEALLATISEKDAHIALLELSSSKKKKTQDEVAQMKREKDRLVQQLKQQTQNRMKLMADNYDDDHLKTAPDQTNHKPSPDQMIPPLLALAQNRSKLKLYIAHLTDLCHDRDPSILSQLTPPSHYHHADPPAWEEELKKMTLDQLEGELEVCERESGELQEYANVVLQQIADYCPDILEQVVNALEESC, encoded by the exons ATGTATGGCAGTGCCCGCTCTGTTGGCAGGGGGGAGGCCAACCACAGCGGtggaagagatggaggaagtAGCACTAACCAGGGATCTGGCCGTTCACCTCGCCTTCCTCGCTCCCCACGAATGGGCCACCGTCGCACCAACAGTACAGGTGGTAGTGGAGGGggccctggaggtcctggaggaaaGACCCTTTCCATGGAGAACATCCAGTCCCTCAATGCGGCTTATGCAACTTCAGGACCAATGTACCTGAGTGACAATGAGGTTGGCATGACAGACCACATCCCAAAGAGTGGTGGGACGATGACGACTATGGGGAGACAAAGGGTGACCTACGGCTCAAGGAGCAGCAACAGTGGAGGCGTGGCAGCCAGCACCCCCAACATTGCCACCTCAGTGCCCACAAATCCATTGCTGCCTGGCGGGATGATAAGCGGCGATGCACTTGCTTTTGGGGACCACCATATGTCCTCCACTGTGCCCCACTCTCTGAGACAGGCCAGGGATAACACCATACTGGACCTACAGGCCCAACTCAAGGAG GTATTGCGTGAGAACGAACTGCTGCTCAGAGAGGTTGAAATGAAGGAGAGCAAACTAAGCTCCTCCATGAATTCCATCAAAACCTTCTGGAGCCCCGAGCTGAAGAAGGAACGAGCTCTGCGGAAAGATGAGGTGTCCAAGATCTCTGTGTGGAAGGAACAATACCGCATCATTCAGGACGAAACACAG CATCTCCAGATGACTGTGCAGGCCCTCCAGGATGAGCTCCGGGTCCAGAGGGATCTCAACCAGCTGCTCCAGCAGGACCCAGCCCTCCATGGCCGGGACCTGGCCCTGGTGGCGGAGCCCACCGAGGAGAACTACCGCCGGCTGCACACGGAGCACGAGCGGCAGGCCAAGGAGCTCTTCCTGCTGAGGAAGAccctggaggagatggagctgaggATCGACACCCAGAAGCAGACCATGAGTGCCAGGGACGAGTCCATCAAGAAGCTCCTTGAGATGCTGCAGAGCAAAG GTCCATCCGCCAAAGTCTCCGAGGAGGACCAGGAGCGGACCAGGAGGCTGGCGGATGCAGAGATGCACAGACACCACCTAGAGAGTCTGCTGGagcagagagaccgagaggtcTGCGCTCTGAGGGAG GAGTTACACCGGCGCTACGAGGGGACCCCCGAGTCCACCAAGACCAAGGCCCTCCAGACGGTCATCGACATGAAG GATGCTAAGCTGATCTCCATGGAGCGCAATCTGcgggacatggaggaggagatgctGATGCTGAAGTCCAACGGCTTGCTGAGCTGCGAGGAGCGCCAGGAGGAGATGAAGCAGATGGAGGTCTACCGCAGCCACACCAAGTTCATGAAGAATAAG ATGGAGCAGGTGAAGCAGGACCTGTCCAGGAAGGACACAGAGATGCTGGGCCTGCAGACCAAGCTGGAGACCCTCACCAATCAGTTCTCAGACAGCAAGCAGCACATTGAGGTGCTCAAGGAGTCGCTGACCGCCAAGGAGCAGAGGGCTGCCATCCTGCAGACAGAG GTGGACGCCCTCCGCCTACgtctggaggagaaggaagccACGCTCAACAAGAAGACCAAGCAGATCCAGGAGACGTCCGAGGAGAAGGGCACCCTGAACGGGGAGATCCACGACCTCAAGGACATGCTGGAGGTGAAGGAGCGCAAGGTCAATGTCCTACAGAAGAAG ATTGAGAACCTGCAGGAGCAGCTTCGGGACAAGGAGAAGCAGATGGGCAGCCTGAAAGAGAGGGTCAAGTCTCTGCAGGCAGATACCTCCAACACAGACACCGCCCTCACCACGTTGGAGGAATCCCTTGCTGAGAAG GAGCGTATCATCGAGCGgctgaaggagcagagagacCGGGACGACCGGGAGAAAGGTGAAGAGCTTGACTGCAACAAGAAGGAGCTGAAGGAGTTGAAGGAGAGGGTGAGCGTGCTCCAAGGAGACCTGTCAGACAGAGAG ACCTCTCTGCTGGACCTGAAGGAACATGCCTCATCACTGGCCTCCTCTGGGCTGAAGAAGGATTCCAAGCTGAAGAGTCTAGAGATCAATCTGGAGCAGAAGAAGGAGGAATGTCACAAACTGGAGAGCCAGTTTAAGAGG GCCAAGAACGCTGCCCTGGAGGCCCTGGCCAACACGGAGCTGGCCGAGCGCATCAgctgcctggaggaggaggtggcccgCCACAAGGAGGACTCAGGGAAGGCGCAGGCCGAGGTGGACCGCCTGCTCGACATCCTGAGGGAGATGGAGAACGAGAAGAACGACAAGGACAAGAAGATCAACGAGCTGGAGAA TCTGGCCTCCAG GCAGATGAAGGACCAGTCCAAGAAGGTGGCGTCGCTGAAGCAcaaggagcaggtggagaagAGCCGCAACGCCCGACTCATGGAGGAGGCGCGCAAGAGGGAGGACAACATGTCGGAGAGCTCCCAACAGGTCAAG GACTCCCTGCGGCACAAGGCGGAGCGCatcgaggagctggaggaggctctGAGGGAGAGCGTGCAGATCACGGCGGAGAGGGAGATGGTGCTGGCCCAGGAGGAGTCCGCCCGCTCCCTGCAGGATAAGAGG ATGGAGGAACTCCTGGGGGCCATGGATAAGGTGAAGCATGAGCTGGATTCCATGAGGGCCAAGCTGGCCTCCACCCAGCAGTCCCTGTGTGAGAAGGAGACCCACTTGACCACCCTGCGAGCCGAGCGCCGGAAACACCtagaggaggtgctggagatGAA ACAGGAGGCGCTGTTGGCTACCATTAGCGAGAAGGACGCTCACATCGCGCTGCTAGAGCTGTCCTcctccaagaagaagaagactcaGGACGAGGTGGCGCAGATGAAAAGGGAGAAGGACCGGCTGGTGCAGCAGCTCAAACAGCAG ACTCAGAATCGAATGAAGCTTATGGCAGATAACTATGACGATGACCATTTGAAGACGGCCCCTGATCAGACCAATCACAAACCTTCTCCTGATCAG ATGATCCCCCCTCTGTTAGCCCTCGCCCAGAACCGCAGTAAACTCAAGCTCTACATCGCCCACCTGACCGACCTGTGCCACGACCGCGACCCCAGCATCCTCAGCCAGCTCACCCCGCCCTCCCACTATCACCATGCTGACCCCCCAGcatgggaggaggagctgaagaagatgACCCTCGACCAG ctggagggggagctggaggtctgcgagagggagagcggggagCTCCAGGAGTACGCCAACGTGGTTCTGCAGCAGATCGCCGACTACTGTCCTGACATCCTGGAGCAGGTCGTCAACGCACTCGAAGAGTCGTGCTGA